TAAAACCCTCCTTAAACCTGAAGAGGAGATACTTGAACTCCTGGAGGCTGCAGGAGCATCAGAGGATAAGACCATAATCTGCAGCTGTGGAACCGGGAGGGAGGCAACCAATGAATTCATACTCTTCAAATGGTATCTTGGCTACCCTGATGTCAGGATATATGAGGGTTCATTCACCGAGTGGACCCAGATAGAGGACAACCCAACGGTAACTGGTCCTGACCCCTACTGAAGCAAATATAAAAACGGCGATTTACGGACACACACCCCTGCCACAGACACCGGACTAACCATCTCCAAACAGGGTGCTGCCTGTTAAAAAATTATTAATTTTTTCTGAAATCTGTCCTGAGCTCTGAGCCTGCGAATAAAAGCACGATGAATGCTGCTGCTACATTAAGGATCATCAGGAAGACTCCGCCGGCAATGGTTGTCTGTACCGGGAAGAGGAAGTATGAGAGGTTTCCTGTGGTATGGATGATCAGAACTGCCAGTATACTCTCGGTTGAATTGTAGACCCATGCATATATTATGGATGCCGAGATTATCAGGATCATGAAGCTCCAGAAGGGGACCTGTGACTGTATACTTCCCTGTATGAAGAAGAGGGGTATGTGCCAGAGGCCCCATATGAAACCGAGTATGATGGCGGCGTAGACCGGTGAATATTTCCTCTGAAGTCCCGGGAGAGCATAGCCCCTCCAGCCGAACTCCTCCTGTAGCGGACCTCCAAGGAAGAATATGTAAAGGAAGGCCAGGGGGATGATCCATGGCTGGGAGACCCAGTAAAGGGATGGTGGAGCGTCCCCCCAGAGGACGCCGAGGAATGCTGATAGTCCCGTGATGAGTGGGAACAAGAAGAGGATTATAATCCACCAGAAACCATGGAAATCCCTTTTAAAACCCTTCCTGAGGAGGCTTAGAAGTTCATCCCTTCCGCCGTAGAGGAAGGTTAAAAGGATTGCTGCAAGTGTCGGTCCGAAGGCTGCAGGGTTGTAGGGACCTTTCAGGAAGGCGTCCACCGGTCCTGTGAAACTGAAGCCCGCAGATATCAGTGCAACTGGTATCCAGAGTATCCATGAAAAGACAAATGCTATTATGAAAAAGGCTGAAAGCTTCTCCTGCTTCATATTATCATCCTTATCATATCGGTCAGCAAAGAGGTGCATCCCCTCCATCATCATATCAATCAACAAAGGCAAAGAGGATACATCATCTCATCCTCAAAGACTATACACATGATAGGTTCAGCTGAAATGACATTTATATTTTCACCCATTAAAGTAAATGTCAGCCTGAAGAATATTAAAATCCTCCTATCCCCTGCATTGAACTCAGCAGGACAGGTTGCAGAGATACTCCTCATATACACCGCTACTCCAAGTGACTGTTTGCCATCAATCCTCTGATACTCCCCATATAACCACCCTTAAGACCCGACCCCCTGTTATCACCCGGTGACTCTGGATGTAATGTTTTTTCATCCCGGTCACCATCGATCCCATCCACCCTCAAGCTGATTTAACTCCTATTTTCCAGGGTTTCTAAGGCCGGATAAGAATTCCCTGAAGGGCCTCTTACCCAGAAGCCGGATAAAGGTAACGGCAGGTATAAATGGCCTTACCTCAACTTCAACATCGATACTTCCAGTTACATCATCATGAAAAAAATCTGGTTCAGATGTTATTTCAATTTTCC
The sequence above is drawn from the Methanothermobacter wolfeii genome and encodes:
- a CDS encoding type II CAAX endopeptidase family protein — translated: MMMEGMHLFADRYDKDDNMKQEKLSAFFIIAFVFSWILWIPVALISAGFSFTGPVDAFLKGPYNPAAFGPTLAAILLTFLYGGRDELLSLLRKGFKRDFHGFWWIIILFLFPLITGLSAFLGVLWGDAPPSLYWVSQPWIIPLAFLYIFFLGGPLQEEFGWRGYALPGLQRKYSPVYAAIILGFIWGLWHIPLFFIQGSIQSQVPFWSFMILIISASIIYAWVYNSTESILAVLIIHTTGNLSYFLFPVQTTIAGGVFLMILNVAAAFIVLLFAGSELRTDFRKN